In Dendropsophus ebraccatus isolate aDenEbr1 chromosome 13, aDenEbr1.pat, whole genome shotgun sequence, the sequence GCGCCAGCGCCTCCATGAGCTTCTCCACTGCAACAGCGCCATCTCGAGGTCCAGGAAGCACGGGCGACCAGAAGACCAATGGCAGTAAAGAAGTGCAATCCAGGAAGCTTAGTCTGTGAGTCATCAAGGCATGAATATGTTGGCTCCTGTACACTGATGTATTATGTTAGTTCTCAGTACCtcaggggcggagcatgacacagcTGCTCTCCAGTCAGTATTCTCATGCTCCGCCCCTGAGGATCTTGCATAAGGGTTTATGCTTTCTTCACTTACTCATTTAATTGGCCGCACCCAATACTTTAGCTGAAAACACTAAATAACATGTAGGAGGGGACGTGGGCCCAGTCTAGTCACCGGCTGCTCaggccattaaagtgaatggcccCGCAGCGGGATGGTACATACTGCAGAAGATCCCATCATGCAACAAGTAGAGTGTAGAACGTAACTTGTACATAGAGATCTCTCGTCCCTGAATTACTGCAGAATACTGAATGGACTGCAGAATTGTGAATTCAGCTCTGAATGTGACTGCAGTATGATGGACGATGTGACCCCAGATCAATACAAGATCAATAAAGCTAGGTGTTAGGATGTGATATTGGATGTGTTAGGAGGGTCCCTCTCCTTATTATAAACCAAAAAACTTGCACAACCatttacaaatatacaaaaatctttattagagGTCAATCAATTCATAAAAGCAAGTAAAATAACACatgggatagaacacagaggtcaaaCCCAGAGGAGGAGAAAGACATCAGTGTAGCATCACATAATTAAATGGAAAAAGTGGGTAGTTGTTACAGTATAATCATATTagaacactgccatctagtggtcattgcTGTTATGGCACAAAACCAGGATTCACCAGCCTAAAGAGTAAGTAGTGGCTAGCAAATACTCAGAAATTGTATTCAAAAAATCAAATCCAACTGCTGAGGGAAACTGTATGTAATCCCAAAGGCAATTTCTATTAATATAGGTTGGTGGATATAATAATCAACCCACCATAGTATACCCGGATTATACACTATGCTATaaagctcctgatgaagtgagcgaaacgtacgtcgggctgcTGTGCTGGACGGGGGGTAGGACCTCAGTGGTGGTTTGTGGCATTGGTAGTATATATGGCATAAGTGTATAATCCGGGTATACTATGGTGGGTTGATTATTATATCCACCAACCTATATTAATAGAAATTGCCTTTGGGATTACATACAGTTTCCCTCAGCAGTTTGATTTGATTTTTTGAATACAATTTCTGAGTATTTGCTAGCCACTACTTACTCTTTAGGCTGGTGAATCCTGGTTTTGTGCCATAACAgcaatgaccactagatggcagtgttctAATATGAGTATACTGTAACAACTACCCACTTAATTATGTGATGCCACACTGATGTCTTTCTCCTCCTCTGGGtttgacctctgtgttctatcccatGTGTTATTTTACTTGCTTTTATGAATTGATTGACctctaataaagatttttgtataCTTGTAAATGGTTGTGCAGGTTTTTTGGTTTATCTTTAGGATTGGTGTTGCACAGCATACTTGTGTAGGCAGGACTTTGTAGGTTGTCTGTCCCTCTCCTTATTATGTAATctagactggccctttaaattgcaCTAACATTTTTgcttaattttttattaaattttatttatttttcattttatcctGAAGAAAAAATAGGAAACCGAAATCTTAGCTCCTCCATGTGGTAAAAAGTAAACCAAAGAGTGTCTGGCCCCACCATGGAGGAAGAGCCGCCCCGGTCTGGGCCCCACGCTGTAATCTGCTATCTATCTGTCCTCCAGGAGAGAGGGAACCTGCTCCGCATGGTCACATCTATCAACCAATACTAAGCCCCACCCATAACCCtgtaatcttaaaggagaagagcGCCACCCAAGGGCCACATCACCTGCTGCAAGCGCTGGAACCGCACACCCAACAAACGCAAACTCAGACAGCCGCTCGCCAGACTCTTTTCTACTCTCCTCTCTTCAGTTGTGTAAATACTTGAGTTGATATTTTAGAgtattttaaatagtttttttccccctccagtGACGACCGGTTCTGTCCGTTACTTCTGCTGCTGTACATGCTCCTCCCCCTATGCGCCAAACACCTTTGCTTCTATGACTGTGACCGATCCAGTCCCCGCACCTCGGGCGATGCCAATAACTTTCCACGGTATGGAGCTATTGTCAGCTTCTTCTTTGTTTGCGATCAgatgagggaaaaaaaatgtaaattatcaGAGAGGTATTTTTATTAATTGTATGaaaattctagaaaaaaaaaaaaaaaaaaaaaaacaaagggaaaaaaaacagaaaacgcaGTTGGGCCCTGGATGTTTTTACGTGTGCGCTTTTTACGAGGTCGATATGATATAGTGAGTCCTGAGACGGCGCCGTGCATGCATGATTCCAAATAAACATGTCGCTAAAATCCTCCAGGTCTCCATGATTTATAACCAGACGGACAGAAGAAAAATTCCTGCAGCAAAGTTTAGAACTCCGCCCAGAACGTAAAGAAAGTTGTGTATGTGCCTGCTGATCCTGAATGGAACGTAGAGCTGTCGCTTTAAGAGCTCCCAGGGCCCCAGGTGACAGCTGTAGTTTCTGATCGGGACTGCTGGAGCTGTCAGTCATCACTGACAGGAGGCGGAGCTCAGACAATGGTCATAGAAGTATCATTGCCCCCTcctccctgacctctgtatgtaGTGAAGCCATTAAAACCATTGACAGATTCCCATTACAAAAAATCTGCACAGATTACTATTTTTTTAGGTTAAaagaaagcatactcacctgccctaatcccctgcagctgccgctccgactttgctctctgctgctctgtTTTCTCTGATGTGTCCACCTGCCATGTAATCAGCTGAGGTGGGTCACTACCAggaaattggctgagcaggtatttcCTGCAGAGTCAGAGGAAGTGGGGACCGCAAGGCAGCAGCAGCTCCAggagatcagggcaggtgagtatgccttttttatttttaaatggaacctgtcatcaatttcatgctgcctgagtCATGAGAGCAGTACCTAGTGACTTCCCTCCTCCCCATTGGCCTTGACTGACAGATCTCAGCCTGTCTGGGTATACAGAAGATTGTcagtcaaggctggtggggtgaGGAGAAGCAACTGGGGACTACCtgggagacaggttccctttaagggcagttTCCACTTTGTATTATGAAGGAATACCGCTTTAAGTATAGAAGGGGTAAGCACTTCTGCACCAAGCTAAGCATGCCCACATGACATCCCACCCGCACCCTAGGAGctatccctgctgcctcctccctccaTGTCAGTCTAGGTTACAGACTGAGAGAAAACGGATAAAAAATTAAAGTCCAGcgtttaaatatgttattatatTTAGAATCAATGAGAGAATTATTTGTCTCCTGCCGACCGGAGAGGCGTCCGTGGATATTGTTCACAGTGAGTGGGGGACATAGGTCTCTAATATGGCTACATCTACACtcaacggccactttattaggtacacctgtccaactgcacgttaccacttaatttctaatcagccaatcacatggcggcaactcagtgcatttaagcatgtagacatggtcaagacaatctcctgcagttcaaaccgagcatcagtatggggaagaaagatgatttgaggcctttgaacgtggcatggttgttggtgccagaagggctggtctgagtatttcagaaactgctgatctactgggatttttacgcacaaccatctctagggtttacagagaatggtccgaaaaagaaaaaccatccagtgagcggcagttctgtgggcggaaatgccttgtagatgccagaggtcagaggagaatgggcagactggttccagctgatagaaaggcaacagtgactcaaatagccaaccgttacaaccaaggtaggcagaagagcatctctgaacgcacagtacacagtatgggctacagcagcagaagaccacaccgggggccactccgctcagctaagaacaggaaactgaggctacaatttgcacaagctcatcgaaattggacagtagaagattggaaaaacgttgcctggtctgatgagtctcgatttctgctgcgacattcggatggtagggtcagaatttggcgccaacaacatgaaagcatggatccatcctgccttgtatcaacggttcaggctggtggtggtggtgtcatggtgtggggaatattttcttggcactctttgggccccttggtaccaattgagcatcgttgcaacgccacagcctacctgagtattgttgctgaccatgtccatcccgttatgaccacaatggacccaacatctgatggctactttcagcaggataatgcgccatgtcataaagctagaatcatctcagactggtttcttgaacatgacaatgaggtcactgtactccaatggcctccacagtcaccagatctcaatccaatagagcatctttgggatgtggtggaacgggagattggcatcatggatgtgcagccgacaaatctgcggcaactgtgtgatgtcatcatgtcactatggaccaaaatctctgaggaagcttccagcaccttgttgtatctatgccaccaagaattggggcagttctgagggaaaagggggtccgacccgttactagcatggtgtacctaataaattggccggtgagtgtatatcaggTTATCATGCAACAAGTCTATAATCTGggccaaaaaaaaacatggagacTGGAACATGGTCGCTGGaacataaagaatctatacttacccatccctgtgccccggggtccgctcagccagtcagtgactgcaacaGTGTCCCGCCTGACTGAGCCTGTGATTTGGCAGGAGCTGCAGAAGGCCAGCGGGGGTCTGGAAGCAGAGGCGCAGCACTACGGGGGCACAGAGATGGGTAAGTactgattctttattatgttccccccacaccCTTGCCTacaatgtgttttttgttttggccACACCTCTTCTTTAAAGGCGATAGACACTTTAACCATTTTAATGGACCAAAACATCTGAAATAAACCATGAAGAAACATTGCAAGTATTTCTGATCACAGATTTCcattggttttgtgtttacaggtagtatacagacatatatgcgtctccatggttacagactacgaacaatccctgtgtagtcagatcctgaAATCACATGCTCCTTTCTTCTGACTTTTCTCCTGAAGTTCACAGATTAGGTCAAAGGGGGCAGAGTAAGACATGACTGCTGAatctgactacacagggtttgtatgcagtctgtaaccatggagacacacggGCTGTAGACATTACTCATGGGAGATGTTTAGTCACAACTGTCTGCACAGTTTCCTCATTTTCAGATGGCTTGGAGCAATCAAAAAGTGGATGCAAAATTGTACACTCAAAGGGTAAGAGTGGGAGAAGTGAGAAGCAATCCTTTGGGCGGAGTCCTTCTTTATGACTGGTAAGCATTGGCTGAGCCATTAAGATTTGGTGGGATCCATAATTCTCCCAAGAAACAGCAGAGATCTGTAGTTTTCGCTGAAGATCATGAACATGAAGGGCTGGTTCAGGCGGATGGTGTGCGGCAGTGAGTAGGCCACAATGTCTATTCCAGTGACAGCCACGGCTTCTGTCCCGATCTCATCCACGTCGATCACGGCTCTCTGGGTGACCTAGAGATCGACAGGAAGGCAAATCTGAGTGCATCCCGGGGCTTGTATAACGTGTGCCTGAAGACTATGGGGGAACTCCGACCTTTCTATATGATTGTGGTAAAGGGAGCTAAATAAGTGTAAATGGATGAATTCTGTAATAAAACATGAGAGCTACAGGTCCCCATGACGGACAGTCATTCAGCAGTTGGTCTacaccagcgtttcccaaccggggtgccgcggcacactggtgtgccgggagaacccgccaggggtgccgcgggatcccggtgggaaatgcacgctgtctctttaagcatcccgagaagctgcggccgtgcagcttctcgggatgcacagagcgctttgatgttccgcccgcactatgagcgggcggaacattaaagtaagtagaatacaggagcaggaagtgtcagcgtcctactcctatattcactcccataggccgccggcacttcataccagcagcctatgggaggccgggatgtgacctctccggcaggcgtgatcatgtgacgtcatcacgcctgccggaagtcccgtccccgcggctcgcaagatggagcccgaagaggaggaggaagagctgctgcctgcagccacagcgcggattaggtgggtaggatgtttgtttttttaaggggcagagcagggggcattattagtttatgggggcacctctgggggcattattagtatatgggggccacctctgggggcattattagtatatgggggcacctctgggggcattattagtatatgggggcacctctgggggcattattagtatatgggggcacctctgggggcattattagtatatggggcacctctgggggcattattagatcatgggggcacctctgggggcattattagatcatgggggcacctttgggggcattattagttcatgggggcacctctggggcattattagttcatgggggcacctctgggggcattattagctcatcacagcaggggatcctacatacagggggcacagcaggggatcctacatacagggggcacctctaggggtattattagctcatgggggcacagcaggggatcctacatacagggggcacctctaggggtattattagctcatgggggcacagcaggggatcctacatacagggggcacagcaggggatcctacatacagggggcacctctaggggtattattagctcatgggggcacagcaggggatcctacatacagggggcacctctgggggcattattagttgatcacagcaggggatcctacatacagggggcatcccacacagtgcagttactttgggagcctacaggggggagaaaggaaaggaagttgctagaaatgtgcggagcctaaattgtttgtctcgcaggttctaaggggatgaaaagtatctggaagaaatcattatggcggatggagaggaaaagggaaagtgactcctcagatcaaagaagacgtcacctgtgagtcactgtatgacggttttcttattttctagaacattatttagtaggggcgccccgaggaaattttttttcccaaggtgtgccccgaggtggaaaaggttgggaagcactggtctacaCTATACAtgtaagcaagggggattgtgggaaagtgtctgacCTGttgattggcagcagcagggtcaaagttcagaggaaaccaggaagtgattgtGGAGGAGCAGAACTCTACAGAGATGTAAGTACACATCTGATTTAACCATGcttaaacaatccctttaaggccatgtgtGTCAATGGGGACATGTGATATCAGGGTGGTGATGGGAAGAACCTAGACCTGGCTGCTCATGGGAAATCTTTATGGACAGCTGCCATGTTGGACCATGCGGCCGTCAGAACCCCAGCTCGAGAGCTGCGTAAGAGCTGACCGTGTCTGCATGGCACAGAGATACACACACGTACCAATGTCGGATCAATCAGATCAATCATATGGGGGCTTCATCCCATGAGGGCAGCACTGGAAGATGTCAGCCTGTAGGGGGCGTTACATGGGACATAGGTGACTGATCGTCTTGGTGTCATCAGCTCTGGACGGGGGTCCCTATAGAGATGGGggacctgccgccctccagcagtttcaaaactacaattcctatcatgggATTTTCCAGGGTTAAAAACACGCTCCTTTTATCcaaaaaacagcgccatccctgtcctcaggcgGTGTGTGGTATTACTATCAGAGATGAGCGGACAgtctgacttttggtccgacacatcggcgctctctcgtcatgcctgtgatcccggccccATAGTTGCgttcccgcgaatatgcggccaggatattccagggattttaACATTGATTCCcaggaatatcctggccgcatattcccgggagcgcaagaGAGCGCCAATGCCggcagaccaaaagtccgaacagttcgctcatctctaattactattcagctccatttaccaactggaactgagctgcaaaaccgcaTTCAAACCGAGGACAAGaggggcactgtttctggaagaaagcggccatgtttttctaagcctggacaacccctttaagcctcctgTATGATATTTACCTCAGACAGTCTCAGGTTCCTCTTCTCGGTCATGCCGGTAAAATTGGCCTTCCCGGTAAACACGTCCTTAATGCCGAGCTCCTCCAGCTGAGACTTCAGATTATACTTCTGGTCCAGACGGAATTTGGGGAAGAAAACATCGGTTTTCCTGGTGGAGACGGATAAATATgtgagaggttttctatcctACCCAGATGATCAGCTTTGTTGCACTATATGGCACATAAGCCCCCTCCCACCTCGgagggttatccaggatgaggGAAagcacagcgccacccctgtcctcagactgtgtgcgGTATGACAACTTGTCTCTATACAcgacaatggaactgagctgcaataccacactcaaactgaggacaagggtggcgctgtttctcgaAGAATAAGGCCATGTTCTTACTTATCCTCTTTATTCCCAAGTTTCTCCTTCCTCCATTACCTCATTCGCAGAGGTCTTATAGATGGGGGTCTGACGTTTGCCACCGTACTGCCCCAAGTCATTGTTCTCGCGGTTGGCTGTGTGGCCAATGGACACCACTAGGAGCTCCGTCTATTGTAAATGTATGATCTTCCCCTTTAATCATACAGCATCCTAGATCCCTGCTTCCATGAGGAGGAGGATTGGTCACCACCCCCTGCCCGGCTCCCTACCTgctcttcatcctccccagccACGTGGTGACAAGCTCCATGGACAATCCATCCTCTAATGCGTCAAAGTCTCCCCCCTTCTCCGGCATGACCACCAGCATGTGAGCGCCCCCTCTGTACGGGAGGTTCAGCACGGTGCAGGACAGCGACTTATCGAACAAGGAGGCGACTTTGTCCGTCTTGTACATCATCGGCACTTTCACTGAGTGATATTTGTTGATGAAGAAGGAATCGGACATCGTTGAATCGGGTTTAAAGGGAATTTGCCATTTACCtaagaaaatgaacacaatgcGGTTAACCGATGTGCTGAGCAGAACGAACGGCGAGAGGAGCCACATGACCTGAGGATTAGAGGAACGGGGCAGATTTCTTACCAAGACAGCGCCACACCTGCCCACAGGCTGTGTCTgggattgcagctcagccccatttatttcaatgggcaGCAATCCCAGACACAGCtcacagacaatccctttaagggactaAAGAAAAGCGAGAACTAAAAGACAAAGTTATTGGGCAGAGATACTGTCTGGTGTCCGATAGCAGCACTCGTCTATGTATTCTATAACAACGGCCACAACCTGTAGCGCCCCAACTACAAATCCTATCATGCACTGACTCCTTCTAGCATCTCTCATGTGAAATGAGTCTCTGTAGCTGCGTCCCTATGACTACACTTCCTGTCACTGTGCTTTGGCTACTTAGTCATGAGGTTCTTTAGGCCCAGTGTCCTCTAGTACACGTGGAGAGGCGGCCATTGTTTCTACCTATAATACTTAGGATCTAGCAATCCTCACGATTAGTGCACAGTGGACACTGATCGGCTTCTGCAACGTCCgagcactcggcatttgactcccggcatctggagaagttggacgcagcctaAGAGCTGCCAGGAACACATGCATAAGGCCTAAGGcggaatccatgttttccaggactccgtatAGCGGCATTCGACTTCCCCAGACGGCTGGATCCatatgctgagcgttcaggtttggagaacgttgccggcCCCGAATAGTTGAGCACGGCCGCTCTGCACTACTCACTATGGATCTGTAGCAGACTCTGGATCCCGTCTCCAATGATCGGTCAATACCTTTAAATAAGATGTAGTCCAGAAGAAGCATCTTGGTCTGGGGGTCGATCTCGTCTTGGAGCTCGGTCACTTTGCCTCGCGACTTTTTGATGATGAATTCTTTGATGATGTTTTTGGCTTCCGGGTCATTGAAGTCAAGACTCCTGAACTCCATGTCGAAATACAAGCTGGTCTCATTGACAAACTCCTCATGGAGAGGGAAGAAATGGTGGACGAAGGAGAGGCTGCCCAGCTCCAGCTCGTAGCCGTCGCTGCTCCTCACAACGTCCCGCAGGTTTCTCAGGAGCTTCGGCAGCAGCTCGGTGACTTGTTTGCTCTTCTTCAGGGCGTCCCAGTTCAGACCAGTCAGGAGCTCCTCGTAAGTGTCTCCCCGGGTCCCAACCATCAAGGAGGCCAGAATGAAGGAGATGCTGAGAGGGGAGAAGAAGATGTTGTTGTCGTGTTTGTCGGCCATTTTTCTGTAGAGGTTGAAGCCAAAGTCGCCGTTCATGTTTGATATATCCATTACGGAGATTTGGGTGGAGTCATTCATGGCGCTTAGAGGAGGTTCCTCCAGTCTCTGAGATACGTCTTGGTTCTGTTTCTCCTTCTTTGACTTGTTTCCCTTGATGCCACCACTGGCCAGACAAACCCCCACCAGGAGAACGAAGAGCAAGGTCCAACGTGTGTCCAACATGGCTGCACCCTGAGATACCAGAGGGGGTTAATCATCTGAGATGGATGggtcatgttgggagttgtagtgttccaTATGGTCAagttatgctgggaggtgtagtgctctATATCTATTACAATAGAGTTGTCCAGTGGTCGGgttatgctgggaggtgtagtgtagtgctgggaggacatgatggaaacctttatatatgttacaggaggaagatgggaaagggaggacatgatggaaacctttatatatgttacaggaggaagatgggaaagggaggacatgatggaaatctttatatatgttacaggaggaagaagggaaagggaggacatgatggaaacctttatatatttattacaggaggaagaagggaaagggaggacatgatggaaacctttatatatgttccaggaggaagaagggagaggggggacatgatggaaacctttatatatgttacaggaggaagaagggaaagggggggacatgatggaaacctttatatatgttacaggaggaagaagggaaagggaggacatgatgggaacctttatatatgttacaggaggaagaagggaaagggggacatgatggaaacctttatatatgttacaggagggaagaagggaaagggaggacatgatggaaacctttatatatggtacaggaggaagaagggaaagggaggggatgatggaaacctttatatatgttacaggaggaagaagggaaaggggggacatgatggaaacctttatatatgttataggaggaagaagggaaagggaggacatgatggaaatctttatatatgttacaggagggaagaagggaaagggaggacatgatggaaacctttatatatgttacaggaggaagaagggaaagggaggacatgatggaaacctttatatatgttacaggaggaagaagggacaggggggacatgatggaaacctttatatatgttacaggaggaagaagggaaaggggagacatgatggaaatctttatatatgttacaggaggaagaagggacaggggggacatgatggaaacctttatatatgttacaggaggaagaagggaaagggaagacatgatggaaacctttattttCAGTGCATCCCCATGACAGCACCTACACATGGAGGATGTCACCTTTGACCCTATTAGGAACAGGAAACACaaagaggttaaaagggcacttcccatCGTTcccctcagtgtttttcctgttcctgaCAGGATCAAGGAACACAGAGGTTACCTGTGATCCTGTGTGGTCACGGGTCCTGGGACGGGGCTTGTGGAACGGCCTAAGGGTCCTTCCCAGTATCAGCCTGTGTCGGTCGCATCTTCTGGGTGCCTCCggtccccgctccccctgcggCGCTCCGGGAGTTTATGCGGGGGAGCTACAAGACGCCGCAGAGCCCTCGGGTTCCATTGCGGCTCCCCTGTGGCGTTCCCCCTGGCGGTAGTGGATACTTCTGCGCATGCGGGCGCCGATGCATGCACGTGGTACGGGCGCACGTTGATGACATCATGCGGACGCCGGGAGAAGTCCTCAGCTACCCGGAAGTGAGGAGGCGGCGCGGCCCCGCGATTTCGGCGCCAAATTTGAATCTCTGCAGCTACAAGACTGGTGAGTAACCCACTGTGTCCTGCTGTGTTGTGTGATGGACGCTGCTGAGGAGTGTGGGGAGGCTGCAGAGAGAAGCCCACTGTGTCCTGCTGTGTTGTGTGATGGACGCTGCTGAGGAGTGTGGGGAGGCTGCAGAGAGAAGCCCACTGTGTCCTGCTGTGTTGTGTGATGGACGCTGCTGAGGAGTGTGGGGAGGCTGCAGAGAGAAGCCCACCAGCTGGTTCAGTGAGTAGAGATACAAAATACTCATTTAAGGGCGTTGTGATAGTTAGTCCTCCAGGGTGATTCCTATCATATTGGTTTCTCCTTCTCTTTATAGGGAGATATGGAGGCTCCAAAAAAATCAAGGGGCAAAGAGAAATGCTGTGTTGGATGCGCTGCTGCACTACCTGAAGTATATACTAAAATGCTATGTAAAATCTGCCGTGCAAAACTGAACCCTCCTGCACAAGTATCTGTCTCAGAAGAATTGAAGGCCATAATACGCCGGGAAATCCAGGCCTCTATGGCCAGACTGGTTCCTAATAACCCAGCTGTTACACCTCTGGCCCAGCCGGGGTCCCCCACTGTTTCAGATAAAGCTCCACCTGCTAAAAAACGTAAATCATGGGATATTTCAGACTCAGAATCAGAATGTATAACTGAAAAcaaagatgatgatgataataatgatgataatgttGATGATGTGGTTATGGAGTCGTCTCAGGGTATTTCCCAGAAGGAACCAGGGAAATTCTGTTTCTCTTCTGAGGATACTGACACGTTAATTAAGGCGGTCAGATCTCTCATGGAATTAGATGATATTGAACAAACCCTTTCTGCGCAAGACGCAATGTTTGCCGGTTTAAAACCAAAAAAGAGAAAGGTTTTTCCAATACATCAAAACATTAAAGATCTAATTTTTTCTGAATGGAAAGAACCTGAGAAACGACTTCAAATTTCTAAAGAATTTAGATCGAGATTTGTTTTTGATGAAGCTGATTCTGAGTCATGGACTAATCTACCTAAAATTGATGTACAGGTGGCCAAAGTTGTCAAAAAAACTGATTTACCCTTTGAGGACGCTACTCAGTTAAAAGATT encodes:
- the SERPINA10 gene encoding protein Z-dependent protease inhibitor, which translates into the protein MLDTRWTLLFVLLVGVCLASGGIKGNKSKKEKQNQDVSQRLEEPPLSAMNDSTQISVMDISNMNGDFGFNLYRKMADKHDNNIFFSPLSISFILASLMVGTRGDTYEELLTGLNWDALKKSKQVTELLPKLLRNLRDVVRSSDGYELELGSLSFVHHFFPLHEEFVNETSLYFDMEFRSLDFNDPEAKNIIKEFIIKKSRGKVTELQDEIDPQTKMLLLDYILFKGKWQIPFKPDSTMSDSFFINKYHSVKVPMMYKTDKVASLFDKSLSCTVLNLPYRGGAHMLVVMPEKGGDFDALEDGLSMELVTTWLGRMKSRKTDVFFPKFRLDQKYNLKSQLEELGIKDVFTGKANFTGMTEKRNLRLSEVTQRAVIDVDEIGTEAVAVTGIDIVAYSLPHTIRLNQPFMFMIFSENYRSLLFLGRIMDPTKS